Below is a window of Sporosarcina ureae DNA.
GTTCTGCGTTGACGATTAACATTTCTTTCGGTGAAAAAGAAGTAGAGGAGCTTCTCGAACATTTATCACAACCGTATCCCCTTCTTTTCATCGATAGTGACTGGGCTTCACGCTTTCCCCACCTTACAGAACAAATTAACAAGCGCTCGTTACCTATCGCTTTACTCGGTACCGAAGGTCAACACTATGAAAGTGATCCGAAACTTTTGAGTAAGCAACTACAAACATTTGAAGAACTGTTCAACACACGTCCGCTTTGGTTCCGTACGACAGATGAGGAATTCCCTTTAGCCTTGTTACAGCAGTTGAGCAAGGCAGAAATCAATGCACTTGGGTCTACTGTACAATGGTCTGGCGGTACATTACCAAAAGCCTCCAAAGGTGAAATCATTACCGTTCCATATGATCATCATGAGCAAGTGGCCACTGCTGATATTCAGCGTTTGATTGCTAGTCGTACTTTTCAATCCGTAGAGGATCTCTTATTCCGATCCACTGTTAAAACGAAAAAAATCCCACAATAAAAACTGACAGGAGAGAAATCTCCTGTCAGTTTTTTTAGGATTTAACTGTTTTTTTCTTTGTCTTTTTTCTTTCATTTCTGCGTTTGTCCAACTTCTCTTTATCAATATCGGATTGTCTGTTGTATTTAGGCAATATTAATAATTGATATGCATTTACCGCAAGCAGTGGGAATAGAAGAATGGTTACCCATTCATCTTTGTTACCGGAAGTAACCATAAGCGCCGGCAACCATTCCAGCGTCGTAATGACGATCATGAAAAACAACGCAGAAATCAGCGCATGTTTTTTCGTCCATTGCGCTTTAAAGTACGCTGTCACTACTGATACACCGATCAAAGTAATGAGTAAGAAAATATACAGAAACGTCCGACTTGTATCTGCTTTCGTTAATTGGAAACGGAAAAATACTAAATCAAACAGCACAACGACTATGATTAGCATTTGCACCCAGTTCCACAAAGTTAACGTACGGAACATATTGACGCCAAACTGATGAACAGTCAAATAGGCGAAGAAGCCCATTTGCGCAACTACACTCATCGTAAAGCCTAAAAAAATCATCCATAAAAAGGCACCAAGAAATTGCCCTATCTCGCCTGCCTGTAAATATCCATAGAAGAAGTCCCAACGTACTATTAGACCAACAACCGCTGTAATTGATCCACCAATTGCCATTGCGCGCAAGAAAAATTTAACCCAATTTCGTATTGTCACAGCACTGTTCCCCTTTTTATCATGTCCATCCTAGTGTATCAACGATCGACAAAAAAATCTATTTCATTGAACGAATCATGCATATTCCTTCTTATATTGTGAACAATAAATGAAAATACAAGTGGAAGGTTGAGTGGAATGAAAAAATTTGCAGGCATTTTTCTATTCCTTCTATTCCTTGCGGGTTGCAGCGGAGGAAGTCAGGCGTCACCAAGCTATGACGAAATGAAGAAGATGATGACAGATGCAATCCAGACGGAAGATGGAAAAAAAGCACTCCGGAAAATAATGACTGATCCTGAGTTCAGGGAGTTACTCGTACTCGAACAACCAGAAGTGAAGCAAAGTATTGAAAACGTCTTACTTTCTAAAGAGGGAGAGCGTTTTTGGAAGACAGCTTTTGAAGATCCTAAGTTTACTGAAAGCGTAGCTAAGAGCATGAAAAAGCAACAAGCCGATATTATGAAAGATTTGATGGGAGATGCTTCATTTCAAAAAGAAATGGAGAAGTTTTTCGGACAGCCAGACATGATGAAACAGATGGAGAAGATCGTTAATTCAGCGACACTCAAGAAAGAAATGGAGAAGGCTGTGGAAGATACGATCAATAGCCCACTCATGCAAGCAAAGTGGCAAGAACTGATTATGAAAGCTGGTAAAGGGGCTGCTGAGGACAGTGGAAAAGATGGAGGAAAAGATAAAAAAACAGACGAAGAAGGAAAATAACCTTTTTCGTCTGCTATTTATTACTTTTTAGTTTTTTTGATTACTGTATCAGCAACTTCTAAGTAGATCTTTCCAATCGGATGATCTTCTGCATAAACTGAAGGTGCGAATTCCGTTTCGTTCCAGTCAGGCTGACCAAGAGGGATTTGTCCTAATAGTTCCGTACGAAGCTCCTCAGAAA
It encodes the following:
- the gerD gene encoding spore germination lipoprotein GerD, with the protein product MKKFAGIFLFLLFLAGCSGGSQASPSYDEMKKMMTDAIQTEDGKKALRKIMTDPEFRELLVLEQPEVKQSIENVLLSKEGERFWKTAFEDPKFTESVAKSMKKQQADIMKDLMGDASFQKEMEKFFGQPDMMKQMEKIVNSATLKKEMEKAVEDTINSPLMQAKWQELIMKAGKGAAEDSGKDGGKDKKTDEEGK
- a CDS encoding KinB-signaling pathway activation protein; translated protein: MTIRNWVKFFLRAMAIGGSITAVVGLIVRWDFFYGYLQAGEIGQFLGAFLWMIFLGFTMSVVAQMGFFAYLTVHQFGVNMFRTLTLWNWVQMLIIVVVLFDLVFFRFQLTKADTSRTFLYIFLLITLIGVSVVTAYFKAQWTKKHALISALFFMIVITTLEWLPALMVTSGNKDEWVTILLFPLLAVNAYQLLILPKYNRQSDIDKEKLDKRRNERKKTKKKTVKS